The proteins below are encoded in one region of Candidatus Cloacimonadota bacterium:
- the tpx gene encoding thiol peroxidase, whose protein sequence is MAKIKLKGNPINTIGEMPKPGTIAKNFVLTAGDLTDVSLDQYKGKKILLNIYPSIDTGVCATSVRKFNAEAAALENTVVLGISRDLPFALGRFCGAEGIDRVYTLSEMRDRNFGKDYGLEIMDGSMAGLLARAVVVIDDQGKVVYTELVDDIVHEPNYQAALDALKG, encoded by the coding sequence ATGGCTAAAATAAAACTAAAAGGCAATCCAATCAACACAATAGGGGAGATGCCCAAACCGGGAACGATCGCAAAGAATTTTGTGCTAACTGCCGGGGATCTGACGGACGTTAGTTTGGATCAATATAAGGGGAAGAAGATACTATTGAACATATATCCTTCCATCGATACTGGTGTGTGTGCTACAAGCGTCCGCAAATTCAACGCTGAAGCAGCAGCACTGGAAAATACGGTTGTATTGGGAATATCCAGAGATTTACCCTTTGCTTTGGGGAGATTCTGTGGAGCAGAAGGTATAGACAGGGTTTATACGCTATCTGAGATGCGAGACCGGAATTTTGGCAAGGACTATGGCCTGGAGATCATGGACGGTTCTATGGCAGGTTTATTAGCTCGTGCAGTAGTAGTAATCGATGATCAAGGCAAGGTAGTATATACCGAGCTGGTCGATGACATTGTACATGAGCCCAACTATCAGGCGGCTTTGGACGCGCTTAAAGGTTGA
- a CDS encoding YggT family protein, whose product MIYSPQVLIVLLIIRMIDIYNMVIFARVIASWLVQNPYNPIYRFLFSMTEPILAPLRRVMPNMGLDFSPIVAYLLLNILQRILASFI is encoded by the coding sequence ATGATTTACAGCCCGCAAGTGCTCATTGTGCTCTTGATTATTAGGATGATAGACATCTACAATATGGTAATTTTCGCACGTGTAATTGCCAGTTGGCTGGTTCAAAATCCCTATAATCCCATTTATCGCTTCTTGTTTTCCATGACGGAACCCATTTTGGCACCTCTTCGCAGAGTGATGCCAAACATGGGCCTTGATTTTTCGCCAATTGTGGCTTATCTTCTCTTAAACATCCTGCAAAGGATACTGGCAAGTTTTATTTAG
- a CDS encoding TraR/DksA C4-type zinc finger protein gives MARKTLTTDKLQYFEELIRNELNESVQYIENINKEQSVGARESSGDLSSYAYHQADQGSDTNYMEHTVKMMESEREKIRLLNDAMRRIQDGTFGVCEMCGELIPDTRLQILPYATLCIDCKEKMEEKKRKQRR, from the coding sequence ATGGCCAGGAAAACACTTACTACCGACAAACTGCAATACTTTGAAGAGCTTATCCGTAATGAACTCAATGAAAGTGTGCAGTACATCGAGAATATAAACAAAGAACAGAGCGTTGGCGCTCGCGAGAGTAGTGGCGATCTTTCCAGCTATGCTTATCATCAGGCAGACCAGGGTTCAGATACGAATTATATGGAACACACTGTAAAAATGATGGAAAGCGAGAGAGAAAAAATCCGTTTATTGAACGATGCCATGCGCCGCATCCAGGACGGCACCTTCGGTGTCTGCGAAATGTGCGGTGAACTGATTCCTGATACACGTTTGCAGATCCTCCCCTATGCTACACTCTGCATAGATTGCAAGGAAAAGATGGAAGAGAAAAAGAGGAAGCAAAGACGCTGA
- a CDS encoding purine-nucleoside phosphorylase, protein MNYRDTAEWLTHKLTERPLLAVILGTGLSDMAETFEIIQTIPYDEIPGFVMSTAPSHKGNLILARSEGKTILLLQGRFHYYEGYSMPQVVFPTRVVAAMGLKTLVVTNAAGSLRKSLSPGSIVQITDHINCMGTNPLIGKNDDKLGERFPSMNDLYDPDYRRLCDEIAASHDIETHKGVYVAVCGPSLETKAECAAFAGMGADLVGMSTVPEVLAARHAGMRVIAYSIVTNYSNLFHSEAHSQEEIRQNAAVASQNLKQIISGFIASL, encoded by the coding sequence ATGAACTATCGCGATACCGCAGAGTGGCTCACGCATAAATTGACTGAACGACCCCTTCTCGCTGTCATTTTGGGCACCGGTCTCAGCGATATGGCCGAAACTTTTGAGATAATCCAAACAATTCCATATGACGAGATCCCTGGATTTGTGATGAGTACTGCCCCATCTCACAAAGGCAACCTGATCCTCGCAAGAAGTGAAGGCAAAACGATTCTGCTTCTACAAGGGAGATTCCATTATTATGAAGGTTATTCGATGCCTCAGGTAGTGTTTCCCACCAGAGTAGTTGCCGCTATGGGATTAAAGACACTTGTGGTCACCAATGCTGCCGGAAGTCTGCGTAAGTCTCTGTCTCCTGGATCCATAGTTCAAATAACGGATCATATCAATTGCATGGGAACCAATCCCTTGATCGGCAAGAATGATGATAAACTGGGTGAACGCTTCCCCTCTATGAACGATCTCTACGATCCTGATTATCGAAGACTCTGCGACGAAATTGCTGCTTCACATGATATTGAAACCCATAAGGGAGTATATGTGGCAGTGTGTGGACCCAGCCTGGAAACCAAAGCCGAATGCGCTGCCTTTGCTGGTATGGGAGCAGATCTAGTAGGAATGTCCACGGTTCCCGAAGTTCTCGCAGCGCGTCATGCAGGCATGCGTGTAATCGCTTACTCCATTGTAACAAACTATAGCAACCTCTTTCACAGTGAAGCTCATTCGCAAGAAGAGATCCGTCAAAACGCTGCTGTTGCCTCCCAAAATCTAAAGCAGATCATATCTGGCTTTATTGCATCGTTATGA
- a CDS encoding DivIVA domain-containing protein: MPLFPLDIRHQEFSGQMFGYNKKEVRAFLDQIANELEELLKKQERELARREQKQYEITQEAVTANTAVEDLKRREELISRTLVFAEKTKADIIANARKEAENIIHEAELKAKRAINEAKQHLSVLEHQYLSIKEQKRQFLMQFRVELQSFQDRISKDPLLSKDTEQLMDGEFKQIKEEIVPNKPAGESR, translated from the coding sequence ATGCCACTTTTTCCTTTAGATATCAGACATCAGGAGTTTTCCGGACAAATGTTCGGATACAACAAAAAAGAAGTACGTGCGTTTTTGGATCAGATCGCTAATGAACTGGAAGAGTTGCTTAAAAAACAAGAGCGGGAATTGGCTCGCCGCGAACAAAAACAGTATGAGATAACTCAGGAAGCAGTTACCGCTAATACCGCGGTGGAAGACCTCAAGCGCAGAGAAGAGCTGATTAGCCGTACTTTGGTGTTTGCCGAAAAGACTAAGGCAGACATCATTGCAAACGCCCGCAAAGAAGCTGAAAACATCATTCATGAAGCAGAATTGAAAGCCAAACGCGCCATCAATGAAGCCAAACAACATCTTAGCGTTTTGGAGCACCAGTATCTCTCAATTAAGGAACAAAAACGCCAGTTTCTCATGCAATTCAGAGTCGAGCTTCAGAGCTTTCAGGATAGGATCAGTAAGGATCCTTTGCTTAGCAAGGATACCGAACAGCTTATGGACGGCGAATTTAAACAGATCAAAGAAGAAATCGTTCCGAACAAACCTGCTGGGGAAAGCAGATGA
- a CDS encoding metal-dependent hydrolase: MKLRYFAHASFQIITDEGISIIIDPWLDQNSLSPVKSNEIKANYILLSHAHGDHCSDALKIADKNALVVAVSELAGYYKAAGCKTHAMQIGGAFQFDFGSVRFVKAEHGSMTPDGRYGGLAAGIIVTIDGISIYHMGDTGLFGDIRLIAEMHKIDYLLVPIGGNYTMDPADAAIACSWLKPRLAIPMHYNTFPLIKQDPAHFAELCKVHGIIVKIMQPGETINL; encoded by the coding sequence TTGAAGCTTAGATACTTTGCCCATGCTTCCTTCCAGATTATTACTGATGAAGGGATAAGTATCATTATCGATCCTTGGTTGGATCAGAATTCTCTATCTCCAGTGAAGTCAAATGAAATAAAAGCAAACTATATACTGCTGTCACATGCCCATGGTGATCATTGCAGTGATGCTTTGAAGATTGCAGATAAGAATGCTTTAGTAGTAGCTGTATCTGAGCTGGCAGGTTACTACAAAGCAGCCGGATGTAAGACACACGCCATGCAGATTGGTGGTGCTTTCCAATTCGATTTTGGCTCTGTGAGATTCGTAAAAGCGGAACATGGCAGCATGACTCCTGATGGCAGATATGGGGGACTTGCCGCCGGAATAATCGTGACCATCGATGGGATATCAATATACCACATGGGAGACACAGGCTTGTTTGGAGACATCAGATTGATCGCTGAAATGCACAAAATTGACTATCTGCTTGTACCCATCGGCGGCAATTATACCATGGATCCTGCGGACGCAGCTATCGCCTGTTCCTGGCTGAAACCCCGCCTCGCCATTCCCATGCATTACAACACTTTCCCGCTAATAAAGCAAGATCCCGCACATTTTGCAGAGCTTTGCAAAGTGCACGGGATCATAGTGAAGATAATGCAACCAGGAGAGACAATCAACCTTTAA
- a CDS encoding thiamine pyrophosphate-dependent enzyme — translation MEKMMLLGDEALAQGALDAGISGFYGYPGTPSTEIIEYAQKSKQALEDKVHRTWSSNEKTAYESALGMSYAGKRAMVTMKHVGLNVAADPFMNSAMTGAHGGLIIAVADDPSMHSSQNEQDSRNYGHSAMIPILEPSNQQECYDMAFYGFELSEKYHIPVLLRLTTRLSHSRSGIQRRERKAQNTVNKPEDIFQFMLLPAIARKKYKKLISLQEKFDTEALNSPFNNYKLDAKDFSKGIVTTGLAYNYLREVFGDSPIPFPVYKICQYPAPVTKIQELYNKCDSLYFFEEGMPVLEELCKGMACEGQKPIHGRLDGTLDRDGELNPNKVAKALGMPEKYGSDIPEIVVGRPPALCVGCPHADSFLALNEAIKEYGRGHVFGDIGCYTLGFMPPYNAINSCVDMGASITMAKGAADSGLFPAIAVIGDSTFTHSGMTGLMDCIYDKTNVVIVILDNSTTGMTGGQEYTAFGRLEEICLGLGVVKEHIRTFFPFVKNHEEMIRIYKEEIAYEGVSVIIPRRECVQTLKRKNKRES, via the coding sequence GTGGAAAAAATGATGCTACTGGGCGACGAAGCCCTTGCGCAGGGTGCTTTGGATGCCGGAATCTCCGGTTTCTATGGTTATCCGGGCACACCCTCAACCGAGATTATTGAATACGCTCAAAAATCTAAACAAGCCCTCGAAGACAAAGTTCACCGTACTTGGTCTTCGAATGAGAAAACAGCCTATGAATCAGCTCTGGGCATGAGCTATGCCGGCAAACGAGCAATGGTAACCATGAAGCATGTCGGTTTGAATGTTGCCGCAGACCCATTCATGAATTCAGCAATGACCGGAGCACACGGCGGGCTCATTATTGCTGTTGCGGACGATCCCTCCATGCATTCATCGCAAAATGAGCAAGACTCCCGCAATTACGGTCATTCCGCCATGATACCCATATTGGAACCTTCCAACCAACAAGAATGTTATGATATGGCTTTCTACGGATTTGAACTGTCCGAAAAGTATCATATTCCCGTTTTGCTCCGCCTCACCACTCGTCTCTCACACTCACGCAGCGGGATTCAAAGAAGAGAACGCAAAGCTCAAAACACTGTAAACAAACCTGAAGATATCTTTCAGTTTATGCTGTTACCGGCTATTGCACGTAAGAAATACAAGAAACTGATCTCCTTACAGGAGAAATTTGATACTGAAGCTCTGAATAGTCCCTTCAACAACTACAAATTGGATGCAAAAGATTTCAGCAAGGGTATTGTTACTACGGGGCTTGCCTATAACTATCTGCGAGAAGTCTTTGGCGATTCTCCCATTCCGTTCCCTGTGTATAAGATATGCCAATATCCAGCTCCGGTTACCAAGATTCAGGAACTCTACAATAAATGTGACAGCCTGTATTTCTTCGAAGAAGGAATGCCAGTGTTGGAAGAGCTCTGCAAAGGGATGGCTTGCGAGGGTCAAAAACCAATTCACGGCAGATTGGACGGCACCTTGGACCGCGATGGCGAATTGAATCCGAACAAAGTGGCAAAAGCTTTAGGTATGCCCGAAAAATATGGCTCAGATATACCGGAGATCGTAGTTGGCCGTCCGCCTGCCCTCTGCGTTGGTTGCCCTCATGCGGACAGTTTTCTGGCCTTGAATGAGGCCATCAAAGAGTATGGCAGAGGCCATGTTTTCGGCGATATCGGCTGTTATACTCTGGGCTTTATGCCTCCTTACAATGCGATCAATTCCTGTGTGGACATGGGAGCTTCCATCACCATGGCAAAGGGAGCAGCAGACAGCGGACTTTTCCCCGCCATTGCCGTGATCGGAGACAGCACATTTACTCATAGTGGAATGACAGGATTGATGGATTGTATTTACGATAAGACAAACGTCGTGATTGTGATCCTGGACAATAGCACTACCGGTATGACCGGAGGTCAGGAATACACCGCTTTTGGCAGATTGGAAGAGATATGCTTGGGGCTTGGAGTGGTAAAAGAACACATTCGCACCTTCTTCCCCTTTGTGAAGAATCACGAAGAAATGATTCGCATCTACAAAGAAGAGATTGCCTACGAAGGTGTATCTGTGATTATTCCTCGTCGTGAATGCGTACAAACTCTGAAAAGAAAGAACAAAAGGGAGTCCTGA
- a CDS encoding thymidine kinase, with amino-acid sequence MVNIINNKTGWIEVICGSMFSGKTEELIRRVRRAEYAKQQVLVFKPSIDNRYDSESIVSHSNMKAPSIPINEVSEIYSYLQEDTQIVAIDEAQFFDESIVGICNDLADQGYRVIVAGLDQDYKGSPFGSMPQLLAIAEYVTKNLAICVHCGNPANRTQRTVHKEEQILVGSTDAYEARCRNCHEVLD; translated from the coding sequence ATCGTGAATATCATAAACAACAAAACCGGCTGGATAGAAGTAATCTGCGGGAGTATGTTTAGCGGAAAAACCGAAGAGCTGATTCGCCGTGTCCGCAGAGCCGAATATGCCAAACAACAGGTTCTTGTATTCAAACCATCCATCGATAATCGCTACGATAGCGAAAGCATCGTATCACATTCAAACATGAAGGCACCATCCATCCCAATCAATGAAGTCTCCGAGATCTATTCATATCTACAGGAAGACACGCAGATAGTTGCCATCGATGAAGCTCAATTCTTCGATGAGTCCATTGTAGGCATCTGCAACGACCTTGCAGATCAAGGATATCGGGTAATCGTAGCTGGCCTGGATCAGGATTACAAGGGTAGCCCCTTTGGCAGTATGCCGCAGTTGCTGGCCATAGCCGAATACGTTACCAAGAACCTTGCAATCTGCGTGCATTGCGGTAATCCCGCCAATCGGACTCAAAGAACCGTTCACAAGGAAGAACAAATCCTAGTGGGCTCCACCGATGCTTATGAAGCCCGCTGCCGCAATTGCCACGAGGTTCTGGATTGA
- the lspA gene encoding signal peptidase II, with product MTKLKTSPAYLIMLIILVADQLTKLLIRINLDLHHSIPIFSNIFGDTFMLTHVNNTGAAFSIGFSSDVTNRIFFIVTTLLAIILILYLLYQSTHRIQVIAFGLVMGGALGNLFDRIFRGGVTDFIDVDFPDFIMQRFPIFNIADSAIFIAVCLLIIDMLLIKDAQAVEADDCSEQIHEEIHTKEI from the coding sequence ATGACAAAATTGAAGACTTCTCCCGCCTACCTGATCATGCTTATAATCCTTGTGGCAGATCAGCTTACAAAGCTATTAATAAGGATCAACCTGGATTTACATCATAGTATTCCCATATTTTCCAATATCTTTGGGGATACTTTTATGCTCACTCATGTGAACAATACCGGTGCCGCCTTCAGCATTGGCTTTTCCAGTGATGTTACCAACCGGATATTCTTTATAGTAACTACACTTTTGGCCATTATCTTGATCCTCTACCTGCTATACCAAAGCACTCACCGCATACAGGTAATAGCTTTTGGGCTGGTAATGGGCGGAGCCTTGGGAAATCTTTTCGACAGAATTTTTCGAGGTGGAGTTACAGATTTTATCGACGTGGACTTTCCGGATTTCATAATGCAGAGATTCCCCATTTTCAACATTGCAGACAGTGCGATCTTTATCGCTGTATGTCTGCTGATTATCGATATGCTTCTTATCAAGGACGCTCAAGCTGTAGAGGCTGATGATTGTTCGGAACAAATCCATGAAGAGATTCATACCAAGGAGATATAA
- a CDS encoding indolepyruvate oxidoreductase subunit beta has product MKKDIILAGVGGQGILTIATILGNAALNRGWQLKQAEVHGMSQRGGDVQSHLRLSDSTIHSDLITMGDADMILSVEPMESLRYLPFLSKDGWIITNSKPFINIPNYPDPEVVYNAIKTVKNNVLFDADQIAKDIKAPRAMNIIVLGAAIKHLGFSETEIVESIKSIFSRKGESIVESNINALQAGMAIS; this is encoded by the coding sequence ATGAAGAAAGATATTATTCTTGCCGGAGTTGGTGGACAGGGTATCCTGACCATCGCGACCATCCTGGGTAATGCAGCTCTAAACAGAGGTTGGCAGTTGAAACAAGCTGAGGTTCACGGAATGAGTCAACGTGGTGGCGACGTACAAAGCCATTTACGTTTGTCGGACAGCACTATTCACAGTGATCTGATCACAATGGGCGATGCGGATATGATCCTCTCTGTGGAACCAATGGAGAGTTTACGCTACCTGCCTTTCCTCTCGAAAGACGGGTGGATCATCACAAACTCAAAGCCCTTCATCAATATTCCCAATTATCCCGATCCCGAAGTAGTGTACAATGCCATTAAAACAGTAAAAAACAACGTTCTTTTCGATGCTGATCAGATAGCCAAAGACATTAAAGCCCCTCGTGCGATGAATATCATAGTATTGGGTGCAGCTATTAAGCATCTGGGCTTTTCTGAGACGGAAATTGTGGAAAGCATAAAAAGCATCTTTAGCCGTAAAGGTGAATCTATCGTGGAATCCAATATCAATGCTCTGCAAGCCGGAATGGCAATAAGCTGA
- a CDS encoding NUDIX hydrolase — translation MKEVRSVKDLYQNANYCQSCGGRLELKEDREGKLRGICPTCGFILYKNPIPAVAIFALNDNSELLLVKRLYEPRAGMWALPSGYIEINMSPQENAISEMEEETGLLGEVDHFIDWYYGYSPIYLRTLSLGFRMRIIGGELHAGDDAEDTRFFQLDKLPPIAFDAHRHYIKLETGINAR, via the coding sequence ATGAAAGAAGTAAGATCAGTTAAAGACCTGTATCAGAATGCGAACTACTGCCAGTCATGTGGCGGACGACTTGAGCTAAAGGAAGATCGGGAAGGCAAGCTTCGCGGCATCTGCCCTACTTGTGGCTTTATCCTGTATAAGAATCCCATCCCTGCTGTAGCAATATTCGCTTTGAATGATAACAGCGAACTCCTCCTGGTAAAACGTCTCTACGAACCAAGAGCCGGAATGTGGGCATTACCCAGCGGTTATATAGAGATCAATATGAGTCCCCAAGAAAACGCTATTTCAGAGATGGAAGAAGAAACAGGGCTACTGGGAGAAGTAGATCACTTCATCGATTGGTATTATGGTTATAGTCCCATCTATCTCAGAACTCTCAGTTTGGGCTTCAGAATGAGAATAATCGGTGGAGAGCTACATGCCGGCGATGATGCGGAAGACACCAGATTCTTCCAACTGGACAAACTACCCCCAATAGCTTTTGACGCACATAGGCATTATATCAAACTGGAAACAGGCATCAATGCCCGCTAA
- a CDS encoding cohesin domain-containing protein, translated as MKGIVLSVLILTFTVGIMADVLTCYDVQYTTNTNGNSPYKDQTVTVGAVVSALIPNTGLYLSDPEGGPWSGLYVYGRNAAAALAIGDFVNITGEIMEYSGLTEMSLPDTWEIISSSNPIPEAIDLSTAEVPYNNNISEQWEGVLVSIYDLTVVSTPDTYGQWRVSSGSAQSMIDDVMYRPTSINVGDTWYRISGIVDQHTSAGYKINPRSAQDMVKEDNIDNSQITVSSVANAAIGESHVLNVETTHISQEWNVQSYAMSLQYDANSLEFEDVIIDSTLTLSQPTISHLGIGELKIMYQAAEQMISTSPAVLLKLKFKVKSYGNLEVAITEFMYNDIVLSSLNSGIINVKITENKAHLSISGSVTGKNSFNPSMNEKIKIEYGTKLGFMAKAIVRIYDAQGRLVATPVNKNFNSPTGFENIMWDGRDSNMKRLEPGLYYCHAEISNRETSKRYSTVQPIVIKTRLK; from the coding sequence ATGAAAGGTATAGTTCTTAGTGTTTTAATCCTGACTTTTACGGTCGGAATCATGGCAGATGTATTGACCTGTTATGATGTTCAATATACTACGAATACCAACGGCAATTCACCCTACAAGGATCAAACTGTTACTGTAGGCGCTGTAGTAAGCGCATTAATCCCGAATACCGGTTTGTACCTCAGCGATCCTGAAGGCGGACCATGGAGTGGTCTCTACGTCTACGGAAGAAATGCCGCTGCAGCATTGGCCATAGGAGATTTTGTAAATATTACCGGAGAGATCATGGAGTACTCCGGCCTTACAGAGATGAGCCTGCCCGATACTTGGGAAATCATATCCAGCAGTAATCCTATCCCCGAGGCAATAGACCTCAGCACTGCTGAAGTACCTTACAACAATAATATTTCTGAGCAGTGGGAAGGCGTATTGGTTAGCATATACGATCTCACTGTAGTTTCAACTCCCGATACTTACGGCCAATGGAGAGTCTCCAGCGGCAGCGCTCAATCCATGATTGACGACGTTATGTACCGCCCTACTTCAATCAACGTCGGCGATACCTGGTACAGGATTTCCGGAATTGTGGATCAACATACCAGTGCTGGATATAAAATAAATCCTCGCAGTGCGCAAGACATGGTAAAAGAAGACAACATTGATAATTCTCAGATTACTGTATCCTCCGTAGCTAATGCCGCTATCGGTGAAAGCCATGTTCTGAATGTGGAGACTACTCATATTAGCCAGGAATGGAATGTTCAATCCTATGCTATGAGTTTGCAATACGATGCCAATTCCCTTGAATTTGAAGATGTGATCATCGACAGTACACTTACACTGAGTCAACCCACCATATCTCATTTAGGTATCGGTGAGCTGAAAATCATGTATCAAGCTGCTGAACAGATGATCTCTACTTCTCCCGCTGTACTTCTAAAGTTGAAGTTCAAAGTAAAAAGTTATGGTAACCTTGAAGTTGCCATCACCGAATTCATGTATAATGATATCGTACTTAGCAGTCTAAATTCGGGCATAATCAACGTAAAAATCACTGAGAACAAAGCTCACCTTTCCATCTCCGGATCCGTTACTGGGAAAAACAGCTTCAATCCCTCCATGAATGAGAAGATCAAGATCGAATACGGAACCAAACTTGGTTTTATGGCCAAAGCAATTGTGCGCATTTACGACGCTCAAGGGCGTTTAGTCGCAACTCCTGTAAACAAAAACTTCAACAGCCCCACTGGATTCGAGAATATTATGTGGGATGGACGCGACAGCAACATGAAGCGGCTTGAACCAGGCTTGTATTACTGCCATGCTGAGATCAGCAACAGAGAAACCAGCAAAAGATACTCAACGGTACAACCTATCGTGATTAAAACACGTTTGAAATGA